A window of the Brassica oleracea var. oleracea cultivar TO1000 chromosome C1, BOL, whole genome shotgun sequence genome harbors these coding sequences:
- the LOC106313470 gene encoding SNF1-related protein kinase regulatory subunit gamma-1, whose protein sequence is MASVPEIKIVRSESLGHRSEVSSPEAKLGMRVEDLWDEQKPQLSPNEKLNACFESIPVSAFPLSSHSQDIELRSDTSLAEAVQTLSKLKVLSAPVVDVDAPEDASWIDRYIGIVEFPGIVVWLLHQLDPTSPRSPAVAGSNGVSHDFTAVILDNGDSAVTSGNFFEVLTSSELYKNTKVRDISGTFRWAPFLALQKDNSFLTMLLLLSKYKMKSIPVVDLGEAKIENIITQSGVIHMLAECAGLHWFEDWGVKTLSEVGLPIMSKDHIIKIYEDEPVLQAFKLMRRKRIGGIPVVERKSEKPVGNISLRDVHFLLTAPEIYHDYRSITTKNFLVAVREHLEKHGDTSAPILSGVIACTKNHTLKELILMLDAEKIHRMYVVDDSGNLEGLITLRDIIARLVHEPPGYFGDFFDGVMPLPQNYRV, encoded by the exons ATGGCGAGTGTGCCGGAGATAAAGATAGTGAGGAGCGAGAGCTTAGGGCATCGAAGTGAGGTGTCGAGCCCGGAAGCTAAGCTAGGGATGCGTGTGGAAGATCTCTGGGATGAGCAGAAGCCGCAGCTCAGCCCTAACGAGAAGCTCAACGCATGCTTCGAGAGCATCCCTGTCTCTGCTTTCCCTCTCTCCTCTCATTCACAAG ACATCGAGTTAAGATCAGATACAAGCTTGGCTGAAGCTGTTCAGACACTATCGAAACTCAAGGTTTTGAGCGCTCCTGTTGTAGATGTTGACGCGCCTGAAGATGCCAGCTGGATTGACCGCTACATCGGTATTGTGGAGTTTCCAGGCATTGTTGTCTGGCTTTTGCATCAG TTGGACCCAACATCTCCAAGGAGCCCTGCTGTTGCAGGTTCAAATGGAGTTTCTCATGACTTCACCGCCGTTATCCTGGATAACGGAGATTCAGCTGTAACTTCTGGAAACTTCTTTGAGGTCCTTACTTCTTCAGAGCTATACAAGAACACCAAG GTTCGAGATATCTCTGGAACATTCAGATGGGCACCCTTCCTTGCTCTGCAGAAAGACAACTCCTTTTTAACCATGCTGTTGCTTCTTTCCAAGTACAAAATGAAGAGCATCCCAGTTGTTGATCTAGGCGAAGCAAAGATAGAGAACATAATCACACAGTCAGGAGTTATCCATATGCTTGCAGAATGCGCAGGGCTTCACTGGTTTGAGGATTGGGGTGTCAAAACTCTCTCTGAAGTCGGTCTTCCCATTATGTCAAAGGATCATATCATAAAG ATATATGAAGATGAACCAGTTCTTCAGGCGTTCAAGCTGATGAGGAGAAAGAGAATTGGAGGCATACCCGTCGTTGAAAGAAAAAGTGAGAAGCCAGTAGGCAACATTAGCCTTAGAGATGTTCACTTTCTCCTCACTGCACCTGAGATTTACCATGACTACAG GTCAATCACAACGAAGAACTTCTTAGTAGCGGTTAGAGAGCATCTGGAGAAGCATGGGGATACATCAGCACCTATCCTGAGTGGTGTCATCGCTTGCACTAAGAACCATACGCTGAAGGAACTGATTTTGATGCTAGACGCAGAGAAGATCCATAGGATGTATGTGGTGGATGATTCAGGTAACCTTGAAGGACTCATCACTCTCAGAGACATCATTGCAAGACTTGTACATGAGCCGCCTGGCTATTTTGGTGATTTCTTTGACGGTGTTATGCCTCTCCCTCAAAACTACCGAGTCTAA